A region of Pseudorca crassidens isolate mPseCra1 chromosome 8, mPseCra1.hap1, whole genome shotgun sequence DNA encodes the following proteins:
- the NDUFA4 gene encoding cytochrome c oxidase subunit NDUFA4, producing MIRQIIGQAKKHPSLIPLFLFIGAGGTGAALYVLRLALFNPDVSWDKKNNPEPWNKLGPNDQYKFYSVNVDYSKLKKEGPDF from the exons ATGATCCGCCAGATCATCGGTCAGGCCAAGAAGCATCCTAGC TTGATCCCCCTCTTCCTATTTATTGGAGCGGGAGGTACTGGAGCAGCACTGTATGTTTTGCGCCTGGCGTTGTTCAATCCAGATGTCAG ttggGACAAAAAGAATAACCCAGAACCCTGGAACAAACTGGGTCCCAATGATCAGTACAAG ttcTACTCAGTGAATGTAGATTACAGCAAACTGAAGAAAGAAGGTCCAGACTTCTAA